The Spirosoma sp. SC4-14 DNA window ATGAAATTCTATTTTCACTATGAGGTACCCAAAACGCTGGGCTTGGCCACTCGGCTAACCGATTCGGAAGTACTGACAATTGTGACAGAAAACGCGCTGACTTTATAAAAACAGAACTTTGCCTGTTTTCTGAAGCGACCACTCCTTCGAGTGGTCGCTTTTTGTTTCTATCTGTTCATAACTGGCACGGAGTTGGTGGGAAATCATACTGATTCCCAGCAAATTCGACTTATAGGCGCAGAACTACTTTTCCAGCTACAAAACCCATAACTGATCCATTAACTTTACGATCTTTCAGAGTACCTTCTTTCAGCAACCAACCACACAATCTATGAAGCGATTACTACACGTTTTTTTTGTTGCATTACTTCTTATCAGCCCAGGTTTTGCGCAAACCAGCTCAGTAAGTTGCTTCAATGACCTTGGCGCTATAGTCCAGCGAACCGGTAAGCCAACAGCCGCCAATGCGCTGCGCTACGCCTTTACACCAGCCGTAGTACCTCAAAACACTACACAGAATGTGCTGATTGAAGTTGTCATAACCGGCACACCATCGGCCGTAAATCTCTATCTGGATGCCACCCAGGCTACCCAGCCACTCAACGACAACGGAACTAATGGCGACAAACTGGCCAGTGATGGTGTCTATTCTGCCATTATAGCACCACCAACGGGTAGTTGGACAGAACCGTTTGTAGGCTATACGCGGATACTGGAAAACAACATACAGGTAGCGCAGATCAATACATTTATTGGAGTCTTAACCAATAACATGCCACTATTACAACCCAGGCGCATCGACAATTCGACCCAGTTTACCGACTATATTTTCAATATTGTGGTGCCATCAACCCTCAATACCCCTTCCGACAGTCAGAAGCAGACACTAAATCAGTTGTTCTACAAATACCACCCCGACTCGTTCGATTTCATCAATTATGTGCTGGTTCCAGGCTATGTAGGTAATCGGTTTCACGGTAATATCACCAATACGGTACAGGGTATTGGCCTAACGCCGTTTAACAACACATCACAATATGGCAGCAAGGGTCGGTTGCTGGGCTACAACGTTTTTCCGGTCCCGAGTTTTTTTGATGGGGCCAGCAATGGCTATATTCATGAGATCGGCCATCAATGGATCAATCACCTCTCCACTACTTTCCTGAAAGACGGTGTTCCACATTGGCCCGTTTCTAATCTGGCAGTTGGTGTGATGGGCCTTAGTATACCCGGCTCAGGAGCGGGCGGCCAATTTCCTTACATAGTTACAGAAACTGCAACTGGCTACCGATTCGACCGGGCAAGTACCGACGCGCCAGCTTTTACGGAATGGGAACTCTACCTGATGGGCCTGATTCCGGCATCGGATGTAAAAATACCTGCCGTTATTTTTAAAGATCAGTCGATCAATACCAGCATAGCTACCGGCACTGTTTTCCCCAAATCGGCATTCAACACCTACCAGCTTTCGGATTTAGTTGCCATAGCTGGCGAACGTATTCCTTCGGCTGCGCAAAGTCAGAAACAGTTTAAATCGGCCACGATCCTGTTATCGGAACAGTTGCTTTCAGCCGAAGAAATTTCGTATTTCGACTACATGGCCCGCCGGGCAGAAGGCCAGGCGCCGGTATCGGTGCGCGAGGGTCTAACGACCTACATGGGCAAGCCTTTTGCAGTGGCAACGGGCAATCGGGCCACCGTGCAGGCACTGCTGAATACTAATGTCAACTGTAGCACCGTACCGGCAACCCCAACCATTGCCTCCAGCGGAAGTCTGACCATTTGTCCCGGATCGTCGCTCACCTTAACGGCTCCAGCAGGCAATAGTCTATACTTCTGGTATCGTAATGGATCTCCTCTTCCGCAAACGACGGCCAGCCTTTCAACGACCCAGACCGGGGCCTACACTGTATCGGTACGAAATGCCAGCGGCTGCAATAGCCTCCAATCGGCCGAAACCATCCTGATTGCAGGTACTAATCCGCCTAAGCCAACCATTTCACTGACCACCGACGGACTAACGTCGAGCAGTGTATCGGGCAATCAGTGGCTCTTAAATGGCAACCCTATCCCGAACGCTACTGCCCAAACCATAAGATCAGGTGCGGGTAGCTACGCCGTCCGCGTCACCCAGAATGGATGCACCAGCACTTCAGATCCATTCGTGATTACGGCCATCGACGAACCCGTTCCGGGTGTAGCATTCGATCTGAGTCACATGCCTAATCCGGTAAATGAATCAGCCCGTGTCATGTTTAGCCTACCTAAATCAACACCTTTGGTTTTGCGCCTGATTAGTTTAAGCGGAGTTTCGCTGAAAATACTGACCACTGGCACCTATACAGCCGGCAACCATGCGCTTACTGTTCCGACACACGACATTGCGGCTGGTTTCTATATATATCGGCTCGAAACGAGCTATGGGACACTTGCCCGAAAAATGATTGTTTCTAAATAAAAACGCCTTCCACGTCAGCGAATTCGTTACCTTTGCGGCTTCAATCACCCGCGTGTTGTAATGCCGCTGATTGCTCAGTCGAGTTACCGGCCACCGGCCCGTTTATGGAATGGCCATTTGCAAACCATTATCCCTTCGCTCTTTCGCAAGGTTACGGTTACTTACGTCCGTGAACGTGTCGAAACCCCGGACGATGATTTTCTGGATGTAGACTGGAGCTGGGGACAAAGAGCGGGGAGCGCAGAGCGGGATGTTGCAGGAGCAATCCCCACGGCCTCCCTTGTGATTCTCTCGCATGGGCTGGAGGGAAGCTCAACAAGTCCGTATCTGGCAGGGATGGTAAAACATCTGACCCAGTCGGGTTTCGATTGCATGGCCTGGCATTACCGGTCTTGTAGTGGCGAGCTAAACCGGCAGCAGCGGTTTTACCACATTGGCGAAACAGGTGATCTACACTTCATCATTCAACACGCCCTCTCCAAAGGCTATCAGACAATCTGTCTGATGGGTTTTAGTGCCGGCGGTAGCGTAACGCTCAAGTATCTTGGCGAACAAAAAACAGCGTTGAACCCGGCCATTCGGAGAGCCGTTGTGTTTTCAGTACCGCTCGATCTGATGGGTTCCGCCCGCCGACTCGAACAATGGGATAGTCTGGTGTATAATTATCGATTTAACCGAACCCTCAAACGAAAAGTCCTGCAAAAGGCCGCCGTAATGCCGGGCATATTCCCAACCGACCGTATCAGCAAAGCCCGTAGCGTTCGGGAGTTCGACAACCTGTTTACCGCTCCGCAGAACGGCTTTCGGGACGTTACCGACTATTATACCCAAAGTAGTGCACTACAGTTCCTACCGAACATTGCGATTCCAACCCTGATTGTCAACGCCCAAAATGATCCTTTTCTGTCGCCCGAGTGTTTTCCGGAAAACCAGGCACGGGAACTCCCCAATGTATGGATGGAGTTTCCTGAGCAGGGTGGTCATTGCGGATTTCCGTCGCTTACCGATGGTATCAACGGTACCTACTGGTCCGAAAAACGGGCCGTTGAGTTTTTAACAGCATCAAATTCGATATAACCATAGTAGATCACCAAGTCGCTGCGATAGCGGTTTTCACCCATGCTTACCAAACCATTAGAACAAACGTATTACATCATTGATTTTGACAGCACCTTCACAAAGGTTGAAGCCTTGGATGTGCTGGGCGAAATTTCTCTCGTTGGTCGGCCCGACCGCGAGGATGTTCTGAATCAGATCAAAGCCATTACTGACCGGGGTATGTCGGGTGAAATTTCGTTTACCGAATCGCTCGAACTGCGGCTTGGTCTGCTTAAGGCTCACCGCGATCAGCTACCAGCACTGATTGAAACACTGCTTGGTAAAATCTCCGATTCGTTTCAGCGCAACAAACAGTTTCTGACCGAAAACGCAGAGTCAATATATGTCGTCTCCAACGGCTTTAAAGAGTTTATTATTCCAATTGTTACATCGCTGGGGATTCTGGCCGAAAATGTTTTTGCGAATACATTTGTCTTCGACGAGTCGGGAAGCATTGTTAGTTTCGACCGTGAAAATCCGCTTTCGGCTAACGGTGGTAAATCGCAGGTGATCAAAAACCTGAACCTCGATGGCGAAGTGTACGTCATTGGCGACGGTTATACCG harbors:
- a CDS encoding choice-of-anchor X domain-containing protein; translated protein: MKRLLHVFFVALLLISPGFAQTSSVSCFNDLGAIVQRTGKPTAANALRYAFTPAVVPQNTTQNVLIEVVITGTPSAVNLYLDATQATQPLNDNGTNGDKLASDGVYSAIIAPPTGSWTEPFVGYTRILENNIQVAQINTFIGVLTNNMPLLQPRRIDNSTQFTDYIFNIVVPSTLNTPSDSQKQTLNQLFYKYHPDSFDFINYVLVPGYVGNRFHGNITNTVQGIGLTPFNNTSQYGSKGRLLGYNVFPVPSFFDGASNGYIHEIGHQWINHLSTTFLKDGVPHWPVSNLAVGVMGLSIPGSGAGGQFPYIVTETATGYRFDRASTDAPAFTEWELYLMGLIPASDVKIPAVIFKDQSINTSIATGTVFPKSAFNTYQLSDLVAIAGERIPSAAQSQKQFKSATILLSEQLLSAEEISYFDYMARRAEGQAPVSVREGLTTYMGKPFAVATGNRATVQALLNTNVNCSTVPATPTIASSGSLTICPGSSLTLTAPAGNSLYFWYRNGSPLPQTTASLSTTQTGAYTVSVRNASGCNSLQSAETILIAGTNPPKPTISLTTDGLTSSSVSGNQWLLNGNPIPNATAQTIRSGAGSYAVRVTQNGCTSTSDPFVITAIDEPVPGVAFDLSHMPNPVNESARVMFSLPKSTPLVLRLISLSGVSLKILTTGTYTAGNHALTVPTHDIAAGFYIYRLETSYGTLARKMIVSK
- a CDS encoding alpha/beta fold hydrolase, yielding MPLIAQSSYRPPARLWNGHLQTIIPSLFRKVTVTYVRERVETPDDDFLDVDWSWGQRAGSAERDVAGAIPTASLVILSHGLEGSSTSPYLAGMVKHLTQSGFDCMAWHYRSCSGELNRQQRFYHIGETGDLHFIIQHALSKGYQTICLMGFSAGGSVTLKYLGEQKTALNPAIRRAVVFSVPLDLMGSARRLEQWDSLVYNYRFNRTLKRKVLQKAAVMPGIFPTDRISKARSVREFDNLFTAPQNGFRDVTDYYTQSSALQFLPNIAIPTLIVNAQNDPFLSPECFPENQARELPNVWMEFPEQGGHCGFPSLTDGINGTYWSEKRAVEFLTASNSI